Proteins encoded in a region of the Leguminivora glycinivorella isolate SPB_JAAS2020 chromosome 23, LegGlyc_1.1, whole genome shotgun sequence genome:
- the LOC125238194 gene encoding uncharacterized protein LOC125238194 yields the protein MSDREDTDIEPATVDMFRVARGYAIFRLENIEASGLEGYDESDIKDLERDFHNAQLRILRALLPAKREEEYEVTKEFENKNFMLYYLLWSKLDVATREAFELQLASNNDIPKFEELKGFIEKRSRALENSNLSGNNPSSSSIKLDSLVLSPVCADQPPQPVDSSGWLHIRNLSLADPDFAKPAPVDLLLNAQVFVSSLLPGIRHGGPGQPTLLKTIYGWVVMEGLMWNSWMTMSLAAIWSQWNLLLPVKAISTTFLTMEFCAILSQRLFAWFFDASAKDANGLSLNNSLLAGPKLQTNIFDLLIRFRWHAVVFTGDVKQMYRQILVPEEDAEFQRILWRPSAVGPVRDYRLKTVTYGVSAAPFQALRTMAQLASDAASEHPGGSAVLARDIYVDDVVTGADSVERARSLQTELTNILSSGGFHLRKWTSNSSEFLENLPSTDLYSEDFKNFEEISDISLKILGLLWQPQSDSFRFRVASTPDGRCTKRTILSEIARIFDPLGFLSPVTFLAKYLMQLLWVSGVSWDGDVPESIRVEWHEFKTQLSSLSAVSVPRRLIGEFDILHLHGFCDASERGFCAVVYCRTVDATGKVNVQLVCAKSKVAPLRKLTVPRLELLAAVLLSDLMASVVEALKPFHSVGQVFAWSDSSVTLTWIKSCPSRWKTFVANRVSHIQDIIPPESWHHVRTTDNPADCGSRGLLPHDLVNQTCWWNGPVWLSRPAESWPKSALEPERDILHDEERITVLVVSNDSSLLESLMERFSSLRTLQRIIAYCRRFANNAKNQKVPSKLLSGPLTPPEIQQGLLVLVRCVQQHSFAEEAEKISNNLSNSLPKAFRKLAPFMDDAGLLRVGGRLSRASLDFDVKHPLLLPRDHRLTFLLIDEYHKRFMHPGVQTLHNLLAQHFWIMSPKRAIYAVVSKCLRCFRVRPLGAPAPFMGDLPSYRINQLKAFSSAAVDFGGPFDIALGRGRGRNNKTYKGYVCVFVCTATKAVHIELATELSSDAFLAALRRFVSRRGRCCRLVSDQGKNFVGASNILQRLVKDAATHDGIRFEFNPPGSPHFSGLAEAGIKAVKTHLSRVIGNQRLTYEEFSTVLSQVEALLNSRPLTPLSSDPKDLSDVRVGPLQRWKLLQKMHQDFWSKWSKEYMHTLQQRMKWHDKHPNVQVGTLVLVVNEQTSPMKWPLGRIIDTHPGSDGICRVVTVRTATGLYKRPVVKLCPIPL from the exons ATGAGTGACCGCGAGGATACTGATATCGAGCCCGCGACAGTGGACATGTTCCGTGTAGCGCGGGGATATGCAATTTTCCGTCTTGAGAATATTGAGGCGTCGGGTTTGGAAGGTTATGACGAGTCCGACATTAAAGAtctggaaagagacttccacaACGCGCAGTTACGGATTTTGCGGGCGTTGTTACCCGCCAAACGGGAAGAAGAGTACGAGGTCACTAAAGAGTTCGAAA ACAAAAACTTTATGCTATACTACCTGCTGTGGTCAAAGTTAGATGTCGCCACGCGTGAGGCATTTGAGTTGCAGCTTGCGTCTAACAATGACATCCCGAAGTTCGAAGAGTTAAAGGGTTTTATTGAAAAGCGGAGTAGGGCTCTGGAGAACTCGAACCTTAGTG GGAACAATCCCTCTTCTTCGAGTATTAAACTCGACTCTCTCGTGTTGTCGCCTGTATGTGCTGATCAACCTCCACAGCCTGTCGATTCGTCGGGGTGGTTGCACATCAGGAATTTGTCGCTGGCTGATCCTGACTTCGCCAAGCCCGCCCCGGTGGACCTGTTGCTTAACGCCCAGGTCTTTGTATCATCGTTGTTACCTGGTATACGGCATGGGGGGCCTGGACAGCCTACCTTGTTGAAAACTATCTACGGATGGGTCGTTATGG AAGGGCTTATGTGGAATTCATGGATGACTATGAGTCTCGCGGCCATCTGGAGTCAGTGGAACCTCCTTCTACCAGTGAAGGCCATTTCTACTACATTCCTCACCATGGAATTCTGCGCGATTCTGTCACAACGCCTCTTCGCGTGGTTTTTTGACGCAAGTGCCAAGGACGCCAACGGGTTGTCCTTAAATAATAGTCTCCTCGCTGGGCCCAAGCTTCAGACCAACATCTTCGACCTGCTTATACGTTTTCGCTGGCACGCCGTGGTCTTCACAGGCGACGTGAAGCAGATGTATAGACAGATTCTGGTTCCTGAAGAAGATGCTGAGTTTCAGCGCATCTTATGGCGACCCTCTGCTGTCGGTCCTGTCCGCGACTACCGCCTCAAAACGGTAACCTACGGGGTCTCTGCCGCACCATTCCAAGCTCTCCGCACAATGGCTCAGCTTGCCAGTGATGCTGCATCCGAACACCCAGGAGGCTCAGCCGTTCTCGCTCGTGACATCTACGTCGACGACGTCGTCACTGGCGCGGACTCTGTCGAACGGGCGCGTTCACTCCAGACTGAACTTACGAACATCTTGTCGTCGGGAGGTTTCCACCTGAGGAAGTGGACCTCCAATAGTAGTGAGTTCCTGGAGAATCTCCCGTCTACCGACTTGTACTCGGAGGACTTCAAAAACTTCGAAGAAATTAGTGACATTTCTCTCAAAATATTGGGCTTGCTTTGGCAACCTCAATCGGATTCTTTTCGCTTCCGTGTTGCATCAACTCCGGACGGCCGATGTACCAAGCGCACCATTCTGTCGGAGATAGCTAGGATCTTCGATCCACTGGGTTTTCTTTCGCCCGTAACGTTCCTAGCCAAGTATCTGATGCAGCTACTTTGGGTTTCTGGCGTGTCTTGGGACGGAGATGTCCCGGAAAGCATCAGGGTAGAATGGCACGAGTTCAAGACACAGCTATCGTCATTAAGCGCTGTATCTGTGCCTCGCCGTTTAATTGGAGAATTCGACATACTACACCTCCATGGATTTTGTGACGCCTCAGAACGTGGCTTCTGTGCCGTCGTCTACTGTCGCACAGTGGATGCGACCGGTAAGGTCAACGTCCAGCTGGTTTGCGCAAAATCTAAGGTTGCGCCCCTGCGTAAGTTAACAGTGCCGCGACTTGAATTGCTTGCAGCGGTACTACTGTCAGACTTGATGGCTTCGGTCGTGGAAGCTTTGAAGCCTTTTCACTCAGTCGGCCAGGTGTTCGCTTGGTCGGATTCAAGCGTGACGTTGACATGGATCAAGTCTTGTCCATCCAGATGGAAGACGTTTGTGGCCAACCGGGTCAGTCATATACAGGACATCATCCCTCCCGAATCATGGCATCACGTCAGAACTACCGACAACCCAGCGGACTGCGGATCGCGGGGTTTACTTCCCCACGATTTGGTCAACCAAACCTGTTGGTGGAACGGGCCAGTTTGGCTCAGCCGTCCTGCTGAAAGCTGGCCTAAGTCGGCGCTAGAGCCAGAGAGGGATATTCTCCATGACGAGGAGAGGATTACGGTTCTTGTAGTGTCTAACGACAGCTCACTACTTGAGTCCTTGATGGAGCGGTTCTCGTCGCTACGGACGCTTCAACGTATCATAGCGTATTGTCGCCGCTTCGCAAATAATGCGAAGAACCAAAAGGTGCCCAGCAAATTGTTGAGCGGGCCTCTAACACCTCCCGAGATCCAGCAAGGACTCTTGGTTCTCGTGCGTTGCGTGCAACAGCATAGCTTCGCGGAGGAAGCGGAGAAAATTTCGAATAACCTATCGAACTCTCTTCCTAAAGCTTTTAGAAAATTGGCCCCATTCATGGATGACGCGGGTCTCCTTAGGGTGGGCGGCCGCTTGTCCCGAGCTTCTCTCGATTTCGACGTGAAGCATCCATTGCTTCTACCTCGCGACCATCGTTTGACCTTTCTTCTTATAGACGAATATCACAAGCGGTTCATGCACCCAGGGGTTCAAACCCTCCACAATCTGCTAGCGCAACACTTTTGGATTATGAGTCCAAAACGAGCTATTTATGCGGTCGTATCGAAGTGTTTGAGGTGCTTTCGGGTGCGCCCACTGGGTGCCCCAGCGCCGTTCATGGGGGATCTGCCTTCCTATCGAATAAACCAGCTTAAGGCTTTCTCTAGCGCAGCAGTCGACTTTGGAGGGCCTTTTGACATCGCCCTCGGCCGTGGACGCGGTCGCAATAATAAGACTTATAAGGGCTACGTCTGCGTCTTTGTCTGCACTGCGACAAAGGCGGTCCACATCGAGCTCGCCACGGAATTGTCATCAGACGCATTCTTGGCCGCACTTCGGCGGTTTGTGTCGCGTCGTGGTCGATGCTGTCGTCTAGTGTCCGACCAAGGGAAAAACTTCGTCGGTGCAAGCAACATCCTCCAACGGCTAGTGAAGGACGCTGCTACACACGATGGCATCAGGTTTGAATTCAACCCGCCGGGTAGCCCACACTTCTCAGGCCTTGCTGAAGCTGGGATCAAGGCGGTGAAAACACACTTGTCGCGTGTCATCGGCAATCAGCGGCTGACCTATGAGGAATTCTCGACGGTCTTGAGCCAAGTTGAAGCTCTGCTCAACTCAAGGCCACTCACTCCTCTCAGCTCTGATCCAAAAGACCTGTCAGACGTTCGTGTCGGCCCTCTCCAACGCTGGAAGTTGCTACAGAAGATGCACCAGGACTTCTGGAGCAAGTGGTCGAAGGAGTATATGCATACTCTCCAGCAGAGGATGAAGTGGCACGACAAACATCCTAACGTCCAAGTCGGCACGCTCGTGCTCGTTGTAAACGAGCAAACGAGTCCAATGAAGTGGCCCTTGGGCCGCATCATTGACACACACCCCGGATCTGACGGGATCTGTCGTGTGGTCACTGTGCGCACTGCCACAGGACTGTACAAGCGGCCTGTGGTCAAGTTGTGCCCAATACCGCTGTGA